From the genome of Rhodohalobacter sp. SW132:
TGTTTTAAAATGTTTAATGAGCCTGAAATATACGTTTATTCCGCTTAAAGTTACGCCCGGAATTCCCTGCCCCGGGAAGACAGTATCTCCGGTTAGGTAAAACCCTTCAAACGGTGTTTCTGCAGATGTCCAGTCGAGCAACGAACGGCTCATATGTTGTGGTATTCCTCCAACCCTGCCTTTTTTTCGATACACCCAGTTATTCCAGGTAACCGGTGTTGATGAAAATACAACGTTTATATCTCGTTTGTTGAAACCCGGCACCCGGGCGGACAGCAGATCAATAATTTGTTCCTGAACCTTCATCTTTGTCTGATCATATTCTCCGTTCAGGTTAAACCAGTATTCCGGTTCAACATGAGCTGAGACATTCATAGTTCTCATTTGATCAGGTGATCGCACAGGGTCATTCGGATGCGACAAAGATACAAAGATTGAACCGGAATGCAGTCCTTCAATTTTTTGGTCAGGCTTGAGATGGATCTGGTGGTGAAGGGGAACATCATCGGGAATTCGATTTTTAAATGCGATCCCCATCGTAAATGCGCCCCAGGCGTGTTTATATTTCGCTGCCTCTTTTCTGAAATAGGTTGCCATTTCACCATGTGTGATCTCTTCGAGGTTCCAGACCGGCAGATTTGAGATGACCGTTTTGGCTTGATACTGGTTCTTAACACCATTTTTCTTCCCGGTTGTAACAATAAATCGCTCCCCTTTTCGATCCACATTAATAACAGCTTCTTTGGTTTTCGTGGTTCCGCCATGGTGTTCAATAAAATCGCGGAGTGTGTGTACCATTGTTATCAGCCCACCCGGCACGTAGTAATTGGTAGAGTTGGTATATGTAATTGCCGGTGCGCCAAACAGAAAAGCGGTCTGATCTGATGGTGCCTGAGCAGAAATCATGAGCTGTTCATCCAGAAATTTAAAGAATTCGGGATTCGTGATGCCACGGTTTGATGCTACATTTTTCACTGATTTAGAAGCGTAAGGCAGAACCCACACGTCAGTCGGATCATTTTTTAGCAGCGCCGCCCATTCCATCAATTTTTGAGGAGGGAAAAACGGATTTCGCCCTGAGACTTTCCAAACAACATCTGCTACTGAAAAAGATAATTCCCAGAACGATTTTTGAGAGGCCTCTTCACCGAACTGTTGTACCGCTTCTTCTATCCAATTGTCGCGATCTCTCCACCGGGTAATCGTTCTTTCACCCATTTGTACCTGCATGGATGGTTCGAGAGGAATTTTGGGAATCGTAACCCCAAGTTTATCTTCTAAAATTCGCATCGGCTGATGTTGATCAAACCCGATTAGAGTGGTCGCACCGGACTCGAATGTAAATCCCTTGCGCGTGTATGATGAGCTGCAACCTCCAAGGGCGTGCGCTGCTTCGAGAACTAATACACTGTATCCGTCGGCTGCGAGTAAAGATGCGGCACTCATCCCTCCCATTCCGGAACCGATGATAATGGCATCGTAAATGAATTCATTTTCTTTCATACGGATATGAACACCTTTCGAATGCCACCCTGTTCCGCAAAAATAAAATATCAGGTCCGAATCTTCAGGCAGGAACTGCAGTACTAAAATCTAACCCGGCCAAAACGGGTTGTTGAACTTTTTCATCACTCTCAATTAATCCGTCCCGTAAACGGATTATTCGGCGCGCATGATCCGCTATCTCCTGTTCGTGTGTTACCACGATGATGGTATTACCTCCACGATAGAGCTCCTCAAAAAGCCTCATGATCTCTTCGCCGGTTTTTGTATCGAGATTACCTGTCGGCTCATCAGCAAGCAGTATGGATGGATTATTGACGAGCGCCCGGGCAATGGCTACTCTCTGTCGTTGCCCCCCGGAGAGTTCATTTGGTTTGTGATCCATTCGATCACCAAGCCCGACTTTAGTCAGTGTATCTGCCGCGCGCTTTTTTCTTTCAGATGTTTTTACACCTGCATAAATCAGCGGAAGCTCTACATTACTCAGGCAATCAGTTCTTGGAAGAAGGTTAAACGTTTGGAACACAAATCCGATTTCACGGTTTCGTGCCTCAGCAAGTTCACTGTCATCAAGCTGGCTTACATCGTGACCGTTTAGAATGTATGTGCCGGATGATGGCGTATCGAGACAGCCGATCATATTCATCAGAGTAGATTTCCCTGAACCGGACGGCCCCATGATTGCGATGTATTCATTTGAATTAACATCAAATGATACACCATTGAGAGCATGAACAAGCATGCTTCCCATTTTGTAAATCTTTTTCAGATCCCGTATTTCAATTACCGCATCACTCATAATTATCTCCTGCTAATTTGAAGCCAGCTGTTGACTATTTGTCACCCGAATGGCATCACCATTATTCAAGTCTCTGGAAAGAACCCGGTAACTGCCTGTAATCACTTCATCACCGGCACGTACACCATTCAAAATCTGTATGTGGGTGTTATCACTGATCCCGGTTTCCACTTCAACTCGCTTTGCAACTCCGTTGTCATTAAGGAATACAACTCTTCTGAAATCCTCATCGCTACCCGAAGAGCGTTTTTGTTCTGTTGTTTCCGATCCAGTGGTATCAGAATCTGCAGACTCACCGGCAAAATCGCGAACCGTTACGGCTTGTATCGGCACAGCTACCACGTCTACAGCTGTATTTGTTCGAATATCAACCGTACCTGACATGCCAGGCTTGAAAATCGGGGACGGAGGCCCGGCCGGTGATTCCTGATCAGAAACCTGTACAATTTGTGCTTCCGGACCCGCATTCAGATTATGCGGAGTTGTGATTCGTATCTTCACTTTGTAATTGGTAATCTGTTCAGCAGAACCTGTTCCGGTGATATCTGCAGAGTTTGCGATTTCTGTTACCCTTCCCAAAAAGGAGCGGTTTGGGTATGCGTCTACTTCAATATCGGTTGTATCATCCACCGATACATTTACGATATCATTCTCATTCACCTCGACTTCCACTTCCATCTGATTCAGCCGTGCAATTCTCATCATCTCTGTTCCGGCTGTCTGGGCATTTCCCAACACCCTTTCACCACGTTCAATATTCAATCTGCTGATGGTTCCATCTTTCGGGGATCGGATAACCGTTTGCTGGAGTTCCTCCTCAGCCCTGCGAAGCTGCGCTCTTGCACTTTCAATCTGATATTCTGCAGCTTTGAAATTCGATTTTTGAGATTCGAAATTATTTTCACTTTGCATGAATTCCAGCTCAGATATCAGATCCCGGTCGTACAATTGTTTATTTTTCTGATACTCAATTTCAGCCTGTAATTTTGTGGACCGGGCCTGCTCCATACGAGACTGCTGTGTTAAAAGCATAGCATTGAGTTCATCAATCCGCGCCTGGTAAATGTCCGGTTTGATTCGGAGCAACAGATCGCCTTCCCGTACAAAATCTCCTTCCCGGACATTCAATTCAATTACCTCACCCGATACATCCGGACGAATAATCACTTCCACTTCCGGCTGTATTCGGCCTGACGCTGAAACAATTTGGGTAATGGTTCGCAACTCAGCTTCGGCAGAGGTAACAGATTTTTCGTTTTCTCCGCCGTCCATCCAACCCATAAGGTTGGCAAGTACACCGCCTGCTATGATCAGAACCACAAGGATTCCAAGTATTTTAAGTAACTTTTTTGTAGCTGATTGTTGCTTTCCCATCTTTCGTACCTAATTCTATTTAATTAAATTCTAAGGATTCATCCAAGCGGCCTATATAGAAATCCAGAAGCTGCTCCTGGAAAATAAAATTATAGACAGATTGAATTCGGTTTGATTGAGCCTGTACGTAATTTGCATTCGCCTGGTTCAATTCTATGAGTGTAGTGGAGCCAATTTCGTACCGCTGCTGTTCGGTTTCATAAGCTCGTTCAGCTGCAATCAATGATTTCTCAGTCGACTCCAGTTCTTTTGAGATCGCTATATAATCGTTATACGCCTGACGCACTTCTTCACTGATCTGGAAGCGGATGTTATCCAGCTCGAGCTCACTGTTTTTTAGCTGAACCTGAGCATTCTGATAGTTGGCACGTGTGTTCCAGCGGTTGAAGATTGGAATGGAGAGTGAAAAACCTACGCTTCTGGTTACGTTCTGGTCAAAAAACTGATCGCCGAAAGGGATAGTTTCACCAAGAAGTACCCGTTGGTCACTATAATTACTACCGATACTTGCACTGAAAGTTAATGATGGCATGAAGTCCGCACGGACGATCCTTCGGTTCTGTTCATTACTTTCAATGGTTTTTTCCTGCGCCAGGTAATCTCGTCGTGACTGCAGAGCCGATTCTATCATCTCATCCATATCAAGTTCAACCGGCATGAGTGCAAGTTCATCGGTATCGGGTACACTTACTTCGATATCTGTGATTTCCGGGTCCTGCATGATGCGTATCAGCCGGGCGATGCTTACTTCGAGTGAGTTTTCACTCTGGATCACCGCAAGTTCATCATTTGCAACAGTTGCTTCCTGGTTGTAAAGATCAACCGTTGGCCGCGAACCGACTTCAACCTGGGCTTCAACTTGCTGAAGCTGACTTTCACTTGCTTCCAAAGAACTTTCAGCAATTTTAAGAAGTTCTTTATCTAATACTACCTGCAAATATCTTGAGGCAGTATCAAATATAATCGATTCCCTGAGGCGCTGAAGGTCAAGTTCCTGGGCATCCCGGTTAATTTCACTTTGCCGCAGACTGGCAATGTTTGAAAACCCGTTAAATACGGTAACCTGGGAACTCAGACCACCGCTTAAACGGAGGCTGCTTCGATCTTCAAACGCAAGGTCTTCCTGGATAAACTGGAGACCTGCATCGCGGCTGCCGTTAAAGTTTGCGCTAAGTGAGGGAAGGAAATCTGCACGGGCACTCCAGATCCGGGTATCGGCGAGGTCGAGATTGTTATCGGCCTGTTTTAACTGGTAGTTGTTCTCCAGGGCAAGCTGAATGGCATCATTCAATGTCAGGTTATGTGTCTGCGCCTGAACAATCATGGGTACAAGTAAAAATGCTGAGATGACTATAAGTTTTCGAATCATAGTAAATTTGGTAATTGTTTTGAGTGGTACTACGGAGAAGTGTAAGCAGAGTTACAGAAAATTTATTCCGATTTGGCAGAAAAATACTTTTTTTAACATCGTCGCAAAAAAAACCTTGTTTAAAAGGTTTTAACCAATGTGCAGATTCAGCAAATCGCGCTAAAGTATTCCCGATGTTAAAAAAAGAATCCGTATTCGATTTGGTTTTGTTTCTTCACACAAATATTGTGTTCACTCAAAATTAATAAGCAGACCAGTAATTGGATCATTGCGCGAATCAAACCGATAGATTAATATGAAAGACCACTATATAATCTATCCGCTCTAAAATCATAAATTGCATAATGAAAGAACTATCTTCTAAACAGCGGGATGAACTTTTCTATATTCTTAAAACCCGCTTTGAAACGAACATGAATCGTCATGAACACGTGGACTGGAAGACGGTCAAGGATAGGCTGAGTTCGAAAAGATCAGGAAAGAAACTCTGGTCTCTTCAGCAAATGGAAACTACCGGTGGAGAACCCGATGTAATTGAGCATGATGATAAGACAGGCGAACTCATATTTTTTGACTGCTCTGAGGAAAGTCCCAAAGACCGCAGAAGTGTGTGTTATGATCAACAAAGCCGGGAATCCCGAAAAACGCATAAACCTGCAAATAGTGCACTTGAGATGGCATCTGCGATGGGGATTGAACTCTTAACCGAAGAACAGTATCGTCACCTTCAAAAAGTGGGTGCGTTCGATTTAAAAACGTCAAGCTGGGTAAAAACACCTTCTGAAATCAGAGATCTCGGCGGAGCACTTTTTTGCGACCGGCGGTATGATACTGTTTTTGTGTATCACAACGGTGCGCAATCATACTACGCATCAAGAGGTTTTCGTGGGGTGTTGAGAATCTGAAATGTGTGGATAAGGTATGTTCAATTGTGGAATTCTGGAGATATGCGAATGATAAGCTTTCAAATGTGATCCCTCTTATGTGTACTTGTTACAACTACCGGCCTTCTCGGTTCAGCGATCCGAGGTACATAGAAATTCCGGACTCTTGCAAACTTTCTGTGTACCCAAAAACTTTATTTTAGAATCAAAATCTATCTTTTGGGTCATATTTTGGCTTACTCTCCTCTTTCTTTATCTCTTTCTCTTTAAATCGGGGCATAACTTTTTCATCCAGCATGTCTGATAAATAGAGCATGGCTCTCTGAGCCGCAACGCGTTTCAACTCAGCCATAAAAAGTGATGAGAATCCGGTGCCATGAGCTATCGGCCTCCTGCTTCTTCTCCGGCTACCCCCGGTAAGAAAACCGACGACAAATCCCACACCTATTGAAACCCCAACAGCCTTAAAAGGGTTTTTCCGAATCTCTTTCATCGGCTGAAGTGCTTTTTTTACACTGTTTTCGATTTTTGATGTTTGATCAGAATATTTCGTCTCAATTCGATCTATTTCAGCCTTCAGTTCCTGTTTTCTCTGTTTGATACTTTTAAGTGTTATGTCGTTACGATTGCTCAAAGCTGGTTCTGTTTTGGATGTACTTTCGCTGATGGTTTTGCCTCTTCTTCACTTTCAGTAATTGAATCTCGTATTTGGAGTGTGACTTTCTGAATAATTTCAGCCTGTATTTTCTCCTCCAGTCCGCGAGAACTGCCCTTATACAGCACAAATCCGAGTATGACTAAAGGGAGAGCAGCCAGAAGGAATCCAAGAGCCTGACTGTTTAAAAGGTCACCCAGAAAGAAACCGAGTGCAATCCACAGAAAAATTGCGCCGACACTCAAAAAAAGAACGCCAACAAGCTTTTGAATGGAAGCGGAAGCAGCAGATGCAACCTGTTCGGCTATCGAAATGGAGAAAAGCTCCAGACGGCTCTCAATGTAGGATTTCAGATCTTTCCCCGGTTTAATCTCATCTTCCGGGGGTTTTATCGGTTGATTTAACATTCAAATCAGGATCTGAAGATTTTACCAATCAGATATCCTGCAGCTGCGCCAAGTAAAACACTTTGGATCGGGTGTTTACGGATAAAAAGTTCTGTATCTGTTTTTACTTCGTTGAAACGATCCTTCAGCTCGGCATTTTCTATGATTTGCCGGCCTTCATCAATTACATCCTCAAGTTCTTCATTCAGGCTATTCAAAATATCTTCTTCCATGTCCATCTTTGATTTCTGTTATTAAAATTGAAATTTAAGATAAGATGTTGATCTATAATGAGAAAGAAGATTTCGGATAAATCGTTCACATAATTTAAAAACAAACTATGTGAAACTGTTTATTCGTACCTGAGGCTTTCAATCGGATCAAGACGTGCGGCTTTATATGCGGGATACACCCCAAACAGTACCCCGATCACCGTCATCCCAATAATTCCGCCAACTGCTGATCCCCAGGGAAGAACGATGTTAGCATCGAGATAGAGTGCGGCCACATTGCCCAGCCCAATTCCGGCAATGATGCCAATCACGCCGCCAATCTGGCAAATTGCTATTGTCTCCATCAAAAACTGGGATACAATCGCTTTTCGGGTAGCTCCGACCGATTTTCGAAGCCCAATTTCACGGGTTCGCTCACTTACAGAAACGAGCATGATGTTCATCACACCAATACCGGCTCCGAGCAGCACGACCCCACCGATCACAAAACCTATCATATAAAGAATTCCTGTAAAACTTTCGAATGTGCTGCTCAGGGATTCATTCGTCGTAATTTCAAAATCGTTCTGTTCGCCGGGATCTACTTTTCGAATCACGCGCAACACACCGGTGATTTCATCAATGGCGTTCTGAATATTTTCAACGGACCCGGCCCGGACCTGGATTCCAATATTCTGATTTCGGCCATAAAGTCCGGCCAGGTTTGAGTAGGGTACCACCACAAATCGGTCCAGCGTACTTCCAAATACATTGCCCTTCGCTTCAACCACACCGATCACCGTGTATCGCCGGCCCTCAATGCGAATGGTTTTGCCAATGGCATCCTGGTTTTCAAATAGAGCAGATTCCACATCAGCGCCAATTATCGCTACTGAACGTGCATAATCAATATCTTCAGGCAAAATATTTCGGCCGCTGGCCAGTGTATATGCGTTGTTGTCTAAATAATATTCATTCCCTCCTCTGATCCCGATATTCGGCTCTGTCTCTTCATTTTCAAAAACCACTCTTGTGGTTCGATAGGTTCGGTTTGGCCCCACTTCTGAAGCCTGGTCACTTAAATCCTGCAGTCGCTCCATCTGGTCAATGGTAATATCCTGCCGGTTTCTGAACCGCTCCCAGTCCATCGGTCCCATCGAAATCGCCGGTGTTTTTGTGACCGTGATGACGTCACCACCCATCAGGCTGAGAGTATCTTTAAAATAGGTATCGAGAACAAGCACTGCGGTGTTCGCGCTGATGATAGCAAAAACACCTACCGAAATGGCAAGCAGCGTGAGTGATGATCTCAGTTTGTTTGACCGGAGTGAATCAAAAGCCTGGCGAAATACTTCAATGAAATTCATATCTATTCGTATCTGAGAGATTCAATGGGGTCTGATTTAGCCGCGCGGCTGGATGGCAGATATCCAAACAATAGCCCCACGGCGGTACAGATCAGGATAGCGTTCAGGACGGTGGTCCAGTCCATATAGGCTACAAAGATCTGGTTGATTAGCTGGGTGATTCCGATCGAAAGTATCACGCCGATGATTCCACCAAGAAGGCAGATTACGATCGATTCCATTAAAAACTGCATCATAATTTCCCACGATTTTGCGCCAACAGCTTTGCGAATACCGATCTCTTTCGTGCGCTCTTTCACCGAAACAAACATGATGTTCATCACCCCGATACCTCCGACAAACAGGGCCAGGCCGGTCAGAAAAATTCCGATACCGTAAATGGCTACCTTCATACCCTGAAACTCCTGTTCGAATAGCGCAGCCTGGTTGATGGCAAAATCATCATCCTCCAGTGGATCGAGTCCACGAATCTGACGCATTGCCCCGATAACTTCGTATTCACCTTCAGTGAGTGTGGCCTCATCAGGAAACTGAACCGAAAGCTGTATACCCCATCGCAGATCATAAATGGTGCCATATGCGGATATGGGCATAATCATTCGATTATCTCCATCCTCCAACCCAAGG
Proteins encoded in this window:
- a CDS encoding ABC transporter permease is translated as MNFIEVFRQAFDSLRSNKLRSSLTLLAISVGVFAIISANTAVLVLDTYFKDTLSLMGGDVITVTKTPAISMGPMDWERFRNRQDITIDQMERLQDLSDQASEVGPNRTYRTTRVVFENEETEPNIGIRGGNEYYLDNNAYTLASGRNILPEDIDYARSVAIIGADVESALFENQDAIGKTIRIEGRRYTVIGVVEAKGNVFGSTLDRFVVVPYSNLAGLYGRNQNIGIQVRAGSVENIQNAIDEITGVLRVIRKVDPGEQNDFEITTNESLSSTFESFTGILYMIGFVIGGVVLLGAGIGVMNIMLVSVSERTREIGLRKSVGATRKAIVSQFLMETIAICQIGGVIGIIAGIGLGNVAALYLDANIVLPWGSAVGGIIGMTVIGVLFGVYPAYKAARLDPIESLRYE
- a CDS encoding DUF4256 domain-containing protein translates to MKELSSKQRDELFYILKTRFETNMNRHEHVDWKTVKDRLSSKRSGKKLWSLQQMETTGGEPDVIEHDDKTGELIFFDCSEESPKDRRSVCYDQQSRESRKTHKPANSALEMASAMGIELLTEEQYRHLQKVGAFDLKTSSWVKTPSEIRDLGGALFCDRRYDTVFVYHNGAQSYYASRGFRGVLRI
- a CDS encoding NAD(P)/FAD-dependent oxidoreductase; this translates as MKENEFIYDAIIIGSGMGGMSAASLLAADGYSVLVLEAAHALGGCSSSYTRKGFTFESGATTLIGFDQHQPMRILEDKLGVTIPKIPLEPSMQVQMGERTITRWRDRDNWIEEAVQQFGEEASQKSFWELSFSVADVVWKVSGRNPFFPPQKLMEWAALLKNDPTDVWVLPYASKSVKNVASNRGITNPEFFKFLDEQLMISAQAPSDQTAFLFGAPAITYTNSTNYYVPGGLITMVHTLRDFIEHHGGTTKTKEAVINVDRKGERFIVTTGKKNGVKNQYQAKTVISNLPVWNLEEITHGEMATYFRKEAAKYKHAWGAFTMGIAFKNRIPDDVPLHHQIHLKPDQKIEGLHSGSIFVSLSHPNDPVRSPDQMRTMNVSAHVEPEYWFNLNGEYDQTKMKVQEQIIDLLSARVPGFNKRDINVVFSSTPVTWNNWVYRKKGRVGGIPQHMSRSLLDWTSAETPFEGFYLTGDTVFPGQGIPGVTLSGINVYFRLIKHFKTIRFVEFPRQ
- a CDS encoding phage holin family protein, with the protein product MLNQPIKPPEDEIKPGKDLKSYIESRLELFSISIAEQVASAASASIQKLVGVLFLSVGAIFLWIALGFFLGDLLNSQALGFLLAALPLVILGFVLYKGSSRGLEEKIQAEIIQKVTLQIRDSITESEEEAKPSAKVHPKQNQL
- a CDS encoding ABC transporter permease encodes the protein MKKILLSLSEGSKIALSALWTNKLRATLTTTCIVIGIVSVTAMNTISDGIDRSFEESMDMLGRNVVFVEKWPWGFGGEYRWWEYRNRREMRLAYTDQLRDLVPTASQVSASASRRTSIRYQDRTVESVSLNGATSTYFQTAGLNIEDGRAFTDEEEQRAARVVILGATVADALFENTDPLNKQVRIRGQRFTVIGILEKQGNFLGLEDGDNRMIMPISAYGTIYDLRWGIQLSVQFPDEATLTEGEYEVIGAMRQIRGLDPLEDDDFAINQAALFEQEFQGMKVAIYGIGIFLTGLALFVGGIGVMNIMFVSVKERTKEIGIRKAVGAKSWEIMMQFLMESIVICLLGGIIGVILSIGITQLINQIFVAYMDWTTVLNAILICTAVGLLFGYLPSSRAAKSDPIESLRYE
- a CDS encoding ABC transporter ATP-binding protein, producing the protein MSDAVIEIRDLKKIYKMGSMLVHALNGVSFDVNSNEYIAIMGPSGSGKSTLMNMIGCLDTPSSGTYILNGHDVSQLDDSELAEARNREIGFVFQTFNLLPRTDCLSNVELPLIYAGVKTSERKKRAADTLTKVGLGDRMDHKPNELSGGQRQRVAIARALVNNPSILLADEPTGNLDTKTGEEIMRLFEELYRGGNTIIVVTHEQEIADHARRIIRLRDGLIESDEKVQQPVLAGLDFSTAVPA
- a CDS encoding TolC family protein, which encodes MIRKLIVISAFLLVPMIVQAQTHNLTLNDAIQLALENNYQLKQADNNLDLADTRIWSARADFLPSLSANFNGSRDAGLQFIQEDLAFEDRSSLRLSGGLSSQVTVFNGFSNIASLRQSEINRDAQELDLQRLRESIIFDTASRYLQVVLDKELLKIAESSLEASESQLQQVEAQVEVGSRPTVDLYNQEATVANDELAVIQSENSLEVSIARLIRIMQDPEITDIEVSVPDTDELALMPVELDMDEMIESALQSRRDYLAQEKTIESNEQNRRIVRADFMPSLTFSASIGSNYSDQRVLLGETIPFGDQFFDQNVTRSVGFSLSIPIFNRWNTRANYQNAQVQLKNSELELDNIRFQISEEVRQAYNDYIAISKELESTEKSLIAAERAYETEQQRYEIGSTTLIELNQANANYVQAQSNRIQSVYNFIFQEQLLDFYIGRLDESLEFN
- a CDS encoding efflux RND transporter periplasmic adaptor subunit; translation: MGKQQSATKKLLKILGILVVLIIAGGVLANLMGWMDGGENEKSVTSAEAELRTITQIVSASGRIQPEVEVIIRPDVSGEVIELNVREGDFVREGDLLLRIKPDIYQARIDELNAMLLTQQSRMEQARSTKLQAEIEYQKNKQLYDRDLISELEFMQSENNFESQKSNFKAAEYQIESARAQLRRAEEELQQTVIRSPKDGTISRLNIERGERVLGNAQTAGTEMMRIARLNQMEVEVEVNENDIVNVSVDDTTDIEVDAYPNRSFLGRVTEIANSADITGTGSAEQITNYKVKIRITTPHNLNAGPEAQIVQVSDQESPAGPPSPIFKPGMSGTVDIRTNTAVDVVAVPIQAVTVRDFAGESADSDTTGSETTEQKRSSGSDEDFRRVVFLNDNGVAKRVEVETGISDNTHIQILNGVRAGDEVITGSYRVLSRDLNNGDAIRVTNSQQLASN